From the bacterium genome, one window contains:
- a CDS encoding CDP-alcohol phosphatidyltransferase, whose product MQLVSWPNAISLLRVPLAALFLATDDVGARAAILTVAAFSDFADGWLARRLGRTSRVGEILDPLADKAFLVTALVTLALGGLLKTWELLVLLARDVFTVAAFLTALLFRLPVRFRARLGGKIVTGIQIVVVLALLLRPARVGPLVAVAGAAGLFAVVDYTRAGLRALRGEARNV is encoded by the coding sequence ATGCAGCTCGTGTCGTGGCCCAACGCGATCTCGCTCCTCCGTGTTCCGCTCGCCGCGCTGTTCCTCGCCACCGACGACGTCGGCGCGAGGGCGGCGATCCTCACGGTGGCCGCGTTCTCGGACTTCGCGGACGGCTGGCTCGCTCGCCGGCTCGGCCGGACCTCGCGCGTCGGCGAGATCCTCGACCCGCTCGCCGACAAGGCGTTCCTGGTCACGGCCCTGGTGACTCTCGCGCTCGGCGGCCTGCTGAAGACGTGGGAGCTGCTGGTCCTGCTCGCCCGCGATGTCTTCACCGTCGCGGCCTTCCTCACCGCGCTGCTGTTCCGGTTGCCCGTGAGGTTCCGCGCGCGGCTCGGCGGCAAGATCGTGACGGGGATCCAGATCGTGGTCGTGCTCGCGCTGCTCCTCCGCCCCGCCCGGGTCGGACCGCTCGTGGCGGTCGCGGGTGCGGCCGGACTCTTCGCGGTGGTGGACTACACCCGCGCGGGACTCCGCGCCTTGCGTGGCGAGGCGCGCAACGTCTAG
- a CDS encoding NUDIX hydrolase — protein sequence MTPGPCTSGSWATTCARALRRTRCRSPSSWLVAERRGRRRRSGAPAAGRRRARVETSAGGVVYRRDEDGTIRFLLIRDPYGNWGLPKGHLEEGETPEQAALREVSEESGLTDLRTESELPTIDWYFRDHDQLVHKYCHFFLLESRTGEATPQVEEGISACVWLPLTEAVETITYANAREVLRVAGERLGAAVGADASAGRRAQP from the coding sequence ATGACCCCCGGACCCTGCACCTCTGGATCGTGGGCGACAACCTGCGCAAGGGCGCTGCGACGAACGCGGTGCAGATCGCCGAGCTCGTGGCTCGTGGCTGAACGGCGTGGACGACGTCGGAGATCGGGCGCCCCGGCCGCGGGGCGCCGACGTGCGCGGGTGGAGACCAGCGCGGGCGGCGTCGTCTATCGCCGGGACGAGGATGGCACGATCCGTTTCCTGCTGATCCGGGACCCCTACGGCAACTGGGGGCTGCCGAAGGGCCATCTCGAGGAGGGTGAGACGCCGGAGCAGGCGGCGCTCCGGGAGGTATCGGAGGAGTCGGGGCTGACGGACCTGCGCACCGAGAGCGAGCTCCCGACCATCGACTGGTACTTCCGGGATCACGATCAGCTCGTCCACAAGTATTGCCACTTCTTCCTCCTCGAATCGCGCACCGGGGAAGCGACTCCGCAGGTGGAGGAGGGCATCTCCGCGTGCGTGTGGCTGCCGCTGACGGAAGCCGTGGAGACCATCACCTACGCCAACGCCCGCGAGGTGCTGCGCGTCGCCGGGGAGCGGTTGGGCGCGGCGGTGGGGGCGGACGCCTCGGCGGGTCGGCGGGCGCAGCCCTGA
- a CDS encoding ABC transporter permease — MARLGVDSIPIALFIAAFTGIVLALQASYTFTGAVPLYFVGVLVEKTMILELGPVLTGLALAGRVGANIAAELGTMKVTEQIDALETLAYDPHAYLVVPRVLAGVIMFPVVVAFANAMGILGGWATALNLLDLSTPEFVRGLRLFFRPFDVQFSMIKATSFGLAVTALGCFFGFRTTGGAEGVGRATTRAVVAGSMMILVLDAFWAVALL; from the coding sequence ATGGCGCGGCTCGGGGTCGATTCGATCCCGATCGCGCTCTTCATCGCCGCGTTCACCGGGATCGTCCTCGCGCTCCAGGCCTCGTACACGTTCACGGGCGCGGTCCCGCTCTACTTCGTCGGCGTCCTGGTCGAGAAGACGATGATCCTGGAGCTGGGCCCCGTGCTCACCGGCCTCGCGCTGGCGGGCCGCGTCGGGGCGAACATCGCGGCCGAGCTGGGGACGATGAAGGTGACGGAGCAGATCGACGCGCTGGAGACGCTGGCCTACGACCCGCACGCCTACCTCGTGGTGCCGCGCGTGCTGGCCGGCGTGATCATGTTCCCGGTGGTGGTGGCGTTCGCCAACGCCATGGGCATCCTCGGCGGCTGGGCGACGGCGCTCAACCTGCTGGACCTCTCCACGCCCGAGTTCGTGCGGGGCCTGCGACTCTTCTTCCGTCCCTTCGACGTCCAGTTCTCGATGATCAAAGCCACCTCGTTCGGGCTGGCGGTCACGGCGCTGGGCTGCTTCTTCGGCTTCCGGACGACGGGCGGGGCGGAGGGCGTCGGCCGGGCGACGACGCGCGCCGTGGTGGCCGGGAGCATGATGATCCTGGTGCTGGACGCGTTCTGGGCGGTCGCCCTGCTATGA
- a CDS encoding aspartate kinase, whose protein sequence is MALIVQKYGGTSVGGPERIRRVAARVAEERRRGSDVVVVVSAMGDTTDELLALACQVSEDPRRRHSRELDLLLSAGERVAMALLAMAIRECGVEALSFTGSQAAIITDGVHTGARIEEIRATRVREELARGRVVIVAGFQGVSRDREVTTLGRGGSDTTAVALAAALGAARCDIFTDVDGVHTADPRRVPRARRIERIDYAEMLELATSGAKVMHPRAVEIGARYRVPIRVRSSFEEGEGTLITAREAGMEDLVVTGLASESGHARLTLRGLPSGMGPMSRVLSRLAAAGVSVDMVAQADRPDGRRQLQLTVKEEALPEARALCGALVEELGGEGLEERAGLARLALVGSGMHGRPGVYARAFEALLREGIEVYALSTSSISIALLVDAANETAALQCLHEAFGLGGEQ, encoded by the coding sequence ATGGCGCTCATCGTCCAGAAGTACGGTGGCACGTCGGTGGGCGGCCCGGAGCGGATCCGGCGGGTCGCGGCGCGGGTCGCGGAGGAGCGTCGCCGCGGCAGCGATGTGGTGGTGGTGGTGTCCGCCATGGGCGACACGACGGACGAGCTGCTGGCGCTGGCGTGCCAGGTCAGCGAGGACCCGCGGCGGCGGCATTCGCGGGAGCTGGACCTGCTCCTGAGCGCGGGCGAGCGGGTCGCCATGGCGCTGCTCGCCATGGCCATCCGGGAGTGCGGGGTGGAAGCGCTCAGCTTCACGGGCTCGCAGGCGGCGATCATCACGGACGGCGTGCACACCGGTGCGCGGATCGAAGAGATCCGCGCGACCCGGGTCCGCGAGGAGCTGGCGCGGGGGCGGGTGGTGATCGTCGCGGGCTTCCAGGGCGTGAGCCGGGACCGGGAGGTGACGACGCTCGGCCGCGGCGGCTCGGACACGACGGCGGTGGCGCTCGCCGCGGCGCTCGGCGCGGCCCGGTGCGACATCTTCACGGACGTGGACGGCGTCCACACCGCCGACCCGCGGCGTGTGCCGCGGGCGCGTAGGATCGAGCGGATCGACTACGCCGAGATGCTGGAGCTCGCGACGTCGGGTGCCAAGGTCATGCACCCGAGGGCGGTGGAGATCGGCGCGCGCTACCGCGTTCCGATCCGGGTCCGCTCCTCGTTCGAGGAAGGGGAGGGCACGCTGATCACGGCGCGGGAGGCGGGGATGGAAGACCTGGTGGTGACGGGCCTGGCGTCCGAGTCGGGGCATGCGCGGCTGACGCTCCGCGGCCTGCCCTCTGGCATGGGGCCGATGTCGCGGGTACTCTCCCGACTGGCGGCTGCGGGGGTGAGCGTGGACATGGTGGCACAGGCGGACCGGCCGGACGGCAGGCGGCAGCTCCAGTTGACCGTCAAGGAGGAGGCGCTGCCGGAGGCGCGGGCGCTCTGTGGCGCGCTGGTCGAGGAGCTGGGGGGCGAGGGGTTGGAGGAGCGCGCAGGGCTCGCGCGCCTGGCGCTGGTCGGCAGCGGCATGCACGGGCGTCCGGGCGTCTATGCCCGTGCGTTCGAGGCGCTGTTGCGAGAGGGGATCGAGGTGTACGCGCTGTCCACGTCCTCGATCTCCATCGCGTTGCTGGTGGACGCGGCGAACGAGACGGCCGCGCTCCAGTGTCTCCACGAAGCATTCGGATTGGGTGGCGAGCAATGA
- a CDS encoding aspartate-semialdehyde dehydrogenase: MRVAVLGATGAVGQTMLRVLEERGFPAEEIVPLASERSEGRLLEWRGREWRVRRPTPEAFRGCQVALFSAGAARSREWAAVAAAEGAVVVDNSSAWRMDPEVPLVVPEVNGARIHERPRGIIANPNCVVIQLVLALEALRRAAGLRRVWASTYQSVSGAGARGVAALRTELDGGTPETTPFPASIAGNVIPFIGSAAEGGWTEEEEKIRNEARKILDLPGLAVAATCVRVPVEVGHGVAAAVELERPLSVEEAREALAAMPGVALAEAPWGPVPRDVAGQDTVRVGRLRADPDDPRTLHLWIVGDNLRKGAATNAVQIAELVARG, from the coding sequence ATGAGAGTGGCGGTGCTGGGTGCGACGGGGGCCGTGGGGCAGACCATGCTCCGCGTGCTCGAGGAACGCGGGTTCCCAGCGGAAGAGATCGTGCCGTTGGCGTCCGAACGCTCGGAGGGTCGGCTCCTGGAGTGGCGTGGCCGGGAGTGGCGGGTGCGGCGGCCCACGCCCGAGGCGTTCCGGGGATGCCAGGTGGCGCTGTTCTCCGCGGGCGCGGCGCGCAGCCGGGAATGGGCGGCGGTCGCTGCGGCGGAGGGCGCCGTGGTCGTGGACAACTCGTCGGCGTGGCGGATGGATCCCGAGGTCCCGCTGGTCGTGCCGGAGGTGAACGGCGCGCGCATCCACGAGCGGCCGCGGGGGATCATCGCGAACCCGAACTGCGTGGTGATCCAGCTCGTGCTGGCGCTGGAGGCGTTGCGCCGTGCGGCCGGGCTGCGCAGAGTTTGGGCGAGCACGTACCAGTCGGTTTCCGGCGCGGGTGCCCGCGGCGTCGCCGCGTTGCGCACGGAGCTGGACGGCGGGACGCCGGAGACGACGCCGTTCCCGGCCTCCATCGCGGGCAACGTGATCCCGTTCATCGGCTCGGCCGCGGAAGGCGGCTGGACGGAGGAGGAGGAGAAGATCCGCAACGAGGCGCGGAAAATCCTCGACCTCCCCGGCCTCGCGGTGGCGGCCACCTGCGTGCGCGTGCCGGTCGAGGTCGGCCACGGCGTCGCCGCGGCCGTGGAGCTGGAGCGGCCGCTTTCGGTGGAGGAGGCGCGCGAGGCGCTGGCGGCGATGCCGGGCGTGGCGCTCGCGGAGGCCCCCTGGGGTCCTGTTCCCCGGGACGTGGCCGGGCAGGACACCGTGCGCGTGGGTCGGCTGCGCGCCGACCCGGATGACCCCCGGACCCTGCACCTCTGGATCGTGGGCGACAACCTGCGCAAGGGCGCTGCGACGAACGCGGTGCAGATCGCCGAGCTCGTGGCTCGTGGCTGA
- a CDS encoding ABC transporter ATP-binding protein: protein MSIQLQDVRKSFGEKVVLRGVSLEVKEGETVVVIGGSGSGKSVLLKTIVGLLRPDGGRVLVDGQDVASLRRQELYELRRRVGYVFQFAALFDSMTVAENVAMGLRRVPGMSAAEIEERVRESLHLVDLDGYGDRYPAELSGGQRKRAGLARAIATRPKYVLYDEPTTGLDPVTTALIDRLILRLRDELGVTSLVITHNLDSAYRVGDRIAMLHGGVIRFEGTPDELRRAADPVVRGFVEGRPELLQEVV from the coding sequence ATGAGCATCCAGCTCCAGGATGTCCGCAAGTCGTTCGGCGAGAAGGTCGTCCTGCGCGGCGTCTCGCTCGAGGTGAAGGAAGGGGAGACCGTCGTCGTCATCGGCGGCTCGGGGTCCGGGAAGTCGGTCCTGCTGAAGACCATCGTGGGACTCCTGCGCCCGGACGGCGGCCGGGTGCTCGTGGACGGGCAGGACGTGGCGTCGTTGCGGCGACAGGAGCTCTACGAGCTCCGGCGGCGCGTGGGCTACGTCTTCCAGTTCGCCGCGCTGTTCGATTCGATGACGGTGGCGGAGAACGTGGCGATGGGGCTGCGGCGCGTGCCCGGCATGAGCGCGGCGGAGATCGAGGAGCGGGTGCGGGAGTCGTTGCACTTGGTGGACCTGGACGGGTACGGGGACCGCTACCCCGCCGAGCTCTCGGGCGGGCAGCGCAAGCGCGCGGGGCTTGCCCGTGCCATCGCGACACGGCCCAAGTACGTGCTGTACGACGAGCCCACGACGGGCTTGGATCCGGTGACGACGGCGCTCATTGACCGGCTGATCCTGAGACTTCGGGATGAGCTGGGCGTGACGAGCCTGGTGATCACCCACAACCTGGACAGCGCCTACCGCGTGGGCGACCGGATCGCGATGCTGCACGGCGGCGTGATCCGCTTCGAGGGAACGCCGGACGAACTCAGGCGCGCCGCAGATCCCGTGGTGCGCGGGTTCGTCGAGGGGCGTCCGGAGCTCTTGCAGGAGGTCGTGTGA